From the Maniola jurtina chromosome Z, ilManJurt1.1, whole genome shotgun sequence genome, one window contains:
- the LOC123880582 gene encoding uncharacterized protein LOC123880582, producing MFRQKNTAICLLLSLAISATSEAFFLKWGSDSGSQTSSRNWVQPVSPYRYQYMYPYESRKYYQIPQQYQQPEILQQNMAPIPISVPAGASLTPVSLQHVQLVPCMCPVAPEEAEKIQEQVGPGPYVAQAYPQTYSVPQQLPVADTQKTTSQQ from the exons ATGTTCCGGCAAAAAAACACGGCG atTTGCCTCCTCCTGAGTTTAGCAATCAGCGCAACTTCGGAGGCGTTCTTCCTCAAATGGGGCTCAGATTCCGG AAGTCAAACCTCGTCAAGGAATTGGGTACAACCGGTATCACCTTACAGATATCAATACATGTACCCCTACGAATCGAGAAAGTATTATCAGATACCTCAACAGTACCAGCAGCCCGAGATACTCCAACAGAACATGGCACCTATCCCTATAAGTGTGCCCGCGGGAGCCAGTTTAACACCAGTGTCACTACAGCATGTCCAGCTCGTACCCTGTATGTGCCCCGTGGCTCCTGAAGAAGCGGAGAAAATCCAAGAACAAGTCGGCCCGGGCCCTTATGTCGCGCAAGCTTATCCCCAAACCTACTCCGTGCCACAGCAGTTGCCGGTGGCGGATACCCAAAAAACGACATCTCAACAGTAA